Proteins encoded by one window of Simiduia curdlanivorans:
- a CDS encoding methyltransferase, with translation MKPHKLSSTDQLLSNTLAQACEQTLWLADENVLALLESSTEKLPDLITNRYDIDTHAKTRAKQAWFSDWDLAPCFDTQAYQKIIFRISKEKLVNHYLLNQLAHHLKPGATITLIGQKNEGIKGLADQAAACFGNKKINKSGNDYTVTVQVNENAKANVDCQNYPDLRPTLVWRDRDLMSKPGTFGWQKIDDGSAFLLDQLEKLAAQLPVPSRLLDLGCGYGYLSVGAKLITEHYWPNTQWLATDNCAAALTAFNANGGSWAEVFAGDRGLDASGEPLRAPVDLILCNPPFHQGFSPTGDITEKFLKAMQRWLTPKGQALIVVNQFVGVEKRAQGLFKSCQLIADNGSFKVMLLARY, from the coding sequence ATGAAACCGCACAAGCTCTCGAGTACCGATCAACTGTTGTCCAACACCTTAGCGCAGGCTTGCGAGCAGACACTTTGGCTGGCCGATGAAAATGTTTTAGCGCTGTTGGAATCCAGCACAGAAAAACTGCCCGACCTCATCACCAACCGCTACGATATTGACACGCACGCTAAAACGCGAGCCAAACAGGCGTGGTTTTCCGACTGGGATTTGGCGCCTTGCTTCGACACTCAAGCTTATCAAAAAATTATTTTCCGAATTTCGAAGGAAAAATTAGTTAACCACTACCTGTTAAATCAACTGGCCCATCACCTCAAACCCGGCGCAACCATTACCCTCATTGGCCAGAAGAATGAAGGCATTAAAGGCCTTGCCGACCAAGCCGCTGCCTGCTTTGGCAATAAAAAAATCAATAAGTCGGGTAACGATTACACAGTGACTGTTCAAGTCAATGAAAACGCAAAGGCTAATGTAGACTGCCAAAACTATCCCGACCTGCGCCCAACCTTAGTCTGGCGCGATCGCGATTTAATGTCTAAGCCCGGCACCTTTGGCTGGCAAAAAATCGATGACGGCAGCGCGTTTTTATTGGATCAGCTAGAGAAGCTAGCAGCTCAGTTACCGGTGCCATCGCGCCTGCTCGACCTTGGCTGTGGCTACGGTTATTTAAGCGTCGGTGCGAAATTAATCACCGAACACTATTGGCCCAACACCCAATGGCTGGCCACCGATAACTGCGCGGCGGCGTTGACCGCGTTTAACGCCAACGGCGGTTCATGGGCAGAGGTGTTTGCCGGCGACCGGGGTTTGGATGCAAGTGGCGAGCCACTGCGCGCGCCAGTTGACTTGATCTTATGCAACCCGCCCTTCCACCAAGGCTTCTCCCCAACTGGCGATATCACCGAAAAATTTCTCAAAGCCATGCAGCGCTGGCTCACGCCAAAAGGCCAAGCGTTAATAGTAGTCAATCAATTTGTGGGCGTTGAAAAACGGGCGCAGGGTCTATTCAAAAGTTGCCAACTTATTGCCGATAACGGCAGTTTTAAAGTCATGCTGCTGGCGCGCTATTAA
- the rsuA gene encoding 16S rRNA pseudouridine(516) synthase RsuA codes for MRIDRWVSQATDLSRKQVHAALKEGRISVNNGAVTSPAFPVRADDVVSLDGENIKAAGARYFMLHKPAGYLCATTDAHHPTVLDLLDEPNRHGLQIVGRLDLDTTGLLLITDDGRWNHRVTSPKRECAKTYLATLAEPLVDTAEEQFRQGILLRNETHPTRPATVETLPNNQCRVTISEGRYHQVKRMLGAVNNRVIALHRERIGNISLDPTLTEGSYRPLTTEEISSI; via the coding sequence ATGCGCATTGATCGCTGGGTAAGCCAAGCCACTGATTTAAGTCGAAAACAAGTGCACGCGGCACTCAAGGAGGGTCGTATTTCAGTGAACAACGGCGCCGTCACCAGCCCAGCCTTTCCGGTAAGAGCAGACGATGTGGTTAGCCTCGACGGTGAAAATATCAAAGCCGCCGGCGCGCGTTATTTCATGCTACATAAACCAGCGGGCTACCTGTGCGCCACCACCGATGCGCATCACCCCACGGTGCTCGACTTATTGGACGAACCCAACCGACACGGCCTACAAATTGTTGGCCGCTTGGATTTAGATACAACTGGCCTGCTACTCATTACCGATGACGGCCGCTGGAATCACCGCGTCACCAGCCCTAAGAGAGAGTGCGCGAAAACCTATTTAGCCACGCTAGCTGAGCCGCTGGTAGACACGGCCGAAGAACAATTTCGTCAAGGTATTTTGCTGCGCAACGAAACCCACCCGACGCGGCCAGCCACCGTCGAAACTTTACCCAACAATCAATGTCGGGTCACGATTTCCGAGGGACGGTACCACCAAGTGAAACGCATGCTCGGCGCGGTAAATAATCGCGTCATAGCCCTGCACCGCGAGCGCATTGGCAACATCAGCCTCGACCCAACACTCACCGAAGGTTCCTATCGCCCGCTCACGACCGAAGAAATAAGCAGCATATAA
- a CDS encoding TetR/AcrR family transcriptional regulator has protein sequence MTNAQPSLKPDSQPSTRERILSISQKLFNARGERVVTTNHIAAELGISPGNLYYHFRNKSDIIAELYLRHQAHVLALLTPPSDRPFTMVDKAALLEQLAEALWNCRFFYRDTEHILSESATLAALHKRTFDTVFAKTLQLHQALASAGLIKATAQEQRDLSYNAWIILTNWVSFLRTTLQVDIGDDNNQALIHRGVYQVLALEKAFMTPTALAQLGDLADRYYVALEQPNREVNDAH, from the coding sequence ATGACCAACGCCCAGCCCAGCCTTAAACCCGACTCTCAGCCCAGCACCCGCGAGCGCATTCTGAGCATCAGCCAAAAGCTGTTTAATGCACGCGGCGAGCGCGTGGTGACCACCAACCATATAGCCGCTGAATTGGGTATATCGCCGGGCAATCTCTACTACCACTTTCGCAACAAGAGCGACATCATTGCCGAACTATATCTGCGCCATCAAGCGCACGTATTAGCGTTACTGACACCACCCAGCGACAGGCCATTCACCATGGTGGATAAAGCGGCGCTGCTTGAACAATTAGCCGAAGCCCTATGGAACTGCCGCTTTTTCTACCGCGACACCGAGCATATTTTGAGTGAATCAGCCACCTTGGCAGCCTTACACAAACGCACATTCGATACGGTTTTTGCTAAAACCCTGCAACTTCATCAAGCCTTGGCCAGCGCAGGCTTGATTAAGGCAACGGCGCAAGAGCAACGCGACCTCAGCTATAACGCCTGGATCATCTTAACTAATTGGGTCAGCTTTTTACGCACCACCTTGCAAGTGGATATTGGCGACGATAACAATCAAGCGCTCATTCACCGCGGCGTGTATCAAGTGCTTGCCCTCGAGAAAGCGTTTATGACACCGACAGCGCTAGCGCAATTAGGCGACCTCGCCGACCGATACTACGTTGCGCTCGAACAACCGAACCGAGAGGTTAACGATGCGCATTGA
- a CDS encoding coniferyl aldehyde dehydrogenase, with amino-acid sequence MNTAAPAFTDADLSAEQLQGLLTAQRTSYSKRPMPSVGERKANLQRLKSMLIKHQDALMDAMTADFSARSRHEMKLAEILSMTEMVDYLCKRLAKWMKPEKRHLALHMQPGKARVYYQPLGVIGIMVPFNYPLFLALGPLATTLAAGNHAMIKMPEATPATSALLAELIADTFTADHVTVVNGGPAVAALFSALPFDHILFTGAGSIGKHVMRAAAENLTPVTLELGGKSPVIVADDFDIEEAARRLCFSKSMNAGQTCVAPDYIFLPRRKLDAFKAAYKKAFNAFYPTVNNNPDVTAVISDRHNQRLQGWVKEAQEQGALVEPVTDEVVTDGTRRTVTQLVTNVTRDMTLMKEEIFGPVLPLLTYDSLDEVIRYVNEGDRPLALYYFGFDKAQQQRVLDETHSGAVVFNETMFHVAVDDLPFGGIGPSGMGQYHGKEGFLTFSKPKSVLYKPRFNGMKMLYPPYGGLVDKVLGFLIGK; translated from the coding sequence ATGAACACCGCCGCGCCCGCGTTTACCGATGCAGATCTAAGTGCCGAGCAGCTACAGGGCTTGTTAACTGCCCAACGAACTAGCTACAGCAAGCGCCCAATGCCGTCGGTGGGCGAGCGCAAAGCTAACTTGCAGCGCTTGAAATCCATGTTGATAAAGCACCAAGACGCATTAATGGATGCAATGACAGCCGACTTTTCAGCTCGTTCGCGTCATGAAATGAAGTTGGCTGAAATTCTAAGCATGACGGAAATGGTCGACTACCTGTGCAAGCGTTTGGCGAAATGGATGAAGCCAGAAAAGCGACATTTAGCTCTGCACATGCAGCCAGGTAAAGCGCGGGTTTACTATCAGCCACTCGGTGTGATTGGCATTATGGTGCCGTTCAACTATCCCTTGTTTCTGGCTTTAGGCCCCTTGGCCACAACATTGGCAGCGGGTAACCATGCGATGATTAAAATGCCTGAAGCTACACCGGCCACTTCTGCGTTGTTGGCCGAGCTTATTGCCGATACCTTTACCGCCGATCACGTCACCGTGGTTAATGGCGGGCCGGCTGTGGCGGCGCTGTTTTCGGCGCTGCCTTTCGATCATATTTTATTTACCGGCGCCGGCAGTATAGGTAAACATGTCATGCGCGCGGCGGCGGAAAATTTAACGCCGGTAACCTTGGAATTGGGTGGTAAGTCGCCGGTTATTGTTGCCGATGATTTTGACATTGAAGAAGCCGCGAGGCGCTTGTGTTTTAGCAAGTCGATGAATGCCGGCCAAACTTGTGTGGCGCCAGATTACATTTTTCTACCGCGCAGAAAGCTCGATGCCTTTAAGGCGGCCTATAAAAAGGCCTTCAATGCCTTCTACCCAACCGTCAATAATAACCCCGACGTAACAGCTGTGATTAGCGATCGCCATAACCAGCGTTTGCAAGGCTGGGTAAAAGAGGCGCAGGAGCAGGGCGCGCTCGTTGAACCGGTAACCGATGAAGTGGTCACCGACGGCACGCGCCGCACGGTAACGCAATTAGTCACTAACGTGACCCGCGATATGACCCTGATGAAGGAGGAAATTTTCGGCCCAGTATTGCCTCTGTTAACCTACGATAGCTTGGACGAAGTGATTCGCTACGTGAACGAAGGCGATAGGCCTTTAGCCTTGTACTATTTTGGTTTCGATAAGGCGCAACAGCAACGGGTGCTGGATGAAACCCATTCCGGCGCCGTGGTATTTAATGAAACGATGTTTCATGTTGCGGTCGATGACTTGCCCTTCGGCGGCATTGGCCCTTCGGGTATGGGGCAGTATCACGGCAAAGAGGGTTTTTTAACGTTTAGTAAACCAAAATCAGTACTGTATAAGCCGCGCTTTAACGGCATGAAAATGCTCTATCCGCCTTACGGCGGTTTAGTCGATAAGGTCTTGGGTTTTTTGATTGGTAAATAG
- a CDS encoding pseudouridine synthase, with the protein MTEKLPIIFQDEHLVAINKPSGLLVHRSPIDRHETRFAVQLLRDQIEQHVYPIHRLDKPTSGVLLFALNPETARVLSEDFAEHRVQKHYLALCRGHMESQTCDHPLTVKLDRIADKHRASDKEPQTALTEFYTQARCELPFAVDKYPVSHYSLVLCKPKTGRKHQIRRHMKHTGHPIVGDAKHGKSKHNHFFAHQFGADHLLLSAVGLDFTHPVSGEKISLNCNAAPKFISAIHQINWQEKGWQENLSAQWFNPTLNQP; encoded by the coding sequence ATGACTGAAAAACTCCCTATTATTTTTCAAGACGAACACCTGGTCGCCATCAATAAACCTTCGGGTTTATTGGTGCATCGCAGCCCGATTGATCGGCATGAAACCCGGTTTGCGGTGCAGCTGTTACGCGACCAGATTGAGCAACACGTCTACCCCATTCATCGGCTCGATAAACCCACTTCGGGCGTTTTATTATTCGCACTCAACCCAGAAACGGCGCGCGTGCTCAGTGAAGACTTTGCCGAGCACCGGGTGCAAAAACACTATCTCGCGCTCTGTCGTGGGCACATGGAGAGCCAAACCTGCGACCATCCGCTGACGGTAAAACTCGATCGCATTGCGGATAAACATCGCGCCAGCGATAAAGAACCGCAAACCGCATTAACGGAGTTTTATACCCAAGCCAGATGCGAACTGCCTTTCGCGGTGGACAAATACCCGGTGAGCCACTACTCCCTTGTCCTATGCAAACCCAAGACCGGTAGAAAACACCAAATCCGCCGCCACATGAAACACACGGGGCATCCGATCGTGGGCGATGCGAAGCACGGAAAAAGTAAACACAATCACTTCTTTGCCCATCAGTTCGGCGCCGACCACTTATTACTCAGCGCCGTGGGCTTAGATTTTACTCACCCGGTGAGCGGCGAAAAAATAAGCCTAAACTGCAACGCAGCGCCGAAATTCATTAGCGCCATCCATCAAATCAACTGGCAAGAAAAAGGCTGGCAAGAAAACTTGTCAGCCCAGTGGTTTAATCCGACATTAAACCAACCATAA
- the folD gene encoding bifunctional methylenetetrahydrofolate dehydrogenase/methenyltetrahydrofolate cyclohydrolase FolD, with translation MAALLLDGKALALKTEQELSARVAALKTKSGGQTPILATILVGDDPASATYVKMKGNACERIGMGSIRVEMPSSTSTEQLLAKIGELNTNPNVHGILLQHPVPAQIDERACFDAIALHKDVDGVTCLGFGRMSMGEEAYGCATPKGIMRLLEAYKIDMAGKHAVVVGRSPILGKPMAMMLLGANATVTICHSRTQNLAEHIKQADIVVGAVGKPEFIKAEWIKDGAVVVDAGYHPGGVGDIELAPLVDRVSAYTPVPGGVGPMTINTLIYQSVDSGEKSI, from the coding sequence ATGGCAGCACTGCTACTTGACGGCAAAGCTCTTGCCTTAAAGACAGAACAAGAACTGAGCGCCCGCGTGGCGGCACTGAAAACCAAAAGCGGCGGTCAAACCCCCATTCTGGCAACTATTCTAGTGGGCGACGACCCAGCCAGCGCCACCTACGTCAAAATGAAAGGCAATGCCTGCGAGCGCATTGGCATGGGCTCCATTCGGGTAGAAATGCCCAGTAGCACCAGCACAGAACAGCTGTTGGCGAAAATTGGCGAGCTCAACACCAATCCCAACGTGCACGGCATTTTGTTGCAGCACCCGGTGCCGGCACAAATTGACGAGCGCGCCTGCTTCGATGCCATTGCCCTGCACAAAGATGTCGATGGTGTCACCTGTTTAGGCTTTGGCCGCATGAGCATGGGCGAAGAAGCCTACGGTTGTGCCACGCCGAAAGGCATCATGCGCCTGCTCGAGGCCTACAAGATTGATATGGCCGGCAAGCACGCCGTGGTGGTTGGCCGCAGCCCTATTCTGGGCAAGCCAATGGCAATGATGCTGCTCGGCGCCAACGCCACCGTCACCATCTGCCACTCGCGCACCCAAAATCTGGCCGAGCACATTAAGCAGGCAGACATTGTGGTGGGCGCTGTGGGCAAACCGGAGTTCATCAAAGCCGAATGGATCAAAGATGGCGCCGTGGTTGTCGATGCCGGCTATCACCCAGGTGGTGTTGGCGATATCGAACTGGCACCGCTGGTTGATCGCGTCAGTGCCTACACGCCGGTTCCCGGTGGCGTTGGCCCAATGACGATTAACACGCTGATTTATCAGTCTGTGGATTCGGGCGAGAAATCGATTTAA